The genomic region CACAGGCTGGCGGGATTCTGGGTGAATGTAGGCAACCAGCGAGTTGGTCGTGCCCAGATCAATTCCGACAATAATTTCTTCCTGTTGCAGGCTCCCAGTGGAAAGGTTGATTGCGACTTTAGCCATAAGATGCGAAAAGCAGCGCGCCAAGCGCGCGATGAGGCGAACGGTAGAGGATGTAGTGTGTGCGTACGTATACGAACAAATAAACCGTTGCGGGCGCGCAAAAGTAAGGAAGAAACAATGGTTGGGTAAGGGAGGAGCGCAGGTAGCTTACCAAAGTGGCGCAGTTACCAACGAGCGAGGTGGATTTTCAGCTGAAGCTGCTTAAAAAGTAAGTCAGAACGTCTTGCGGAGCCTGTTGAAGCGTCTCGCGTGCTGATGTTTGCGTGGTAATGCAACGTCAGCACGCGAAATGCTTCGACACGCTCCGCAGGACGTTCAATCTTCTGACTTCCTAGACAGCCTCAGCTATGTAGCATAGCAGCGTTCCAAACGATGTAGAAACGCATACTTGCAACTGCCTATCGTTGTCATAGTAAGCAGCGTGCAAGCAGCACGTATTTGCATCGCTACCCATTCGGTGTAGCATGTCAGAATTTGGGCTGCCAAATACGTTGTGCTGCAACTGGACCAACGGCGCAAGGGTAGGCAGTTTGTCTTTGGTATTCCCCCTGCTTATTCGTGCCGTTTTTCTTCTCTTGCTTTGATGATGCATAGCAGAACCCTACTAAAAAACTGCTACTGGCTGCTCCGGCTGCTTGGATTCTGAGCGTGATGGGTGCAAACTGGAGCTGGCAACGGCGCCCGAGGGTAGGGGAGCAATTCCTTTTCAGCCTACCTGGGACTCGTTGGTCCAGTATCAGACACCCGAGTGGTTCCGTGACGCGAAGTTTGGCTTGTGGGCGCACAGGGGGCCACAGTGCCAACCCGAGCGCGGCGACAGGTATGCCCGCGGTATGTAACAGGAGGGGTCAGACCAGTACAGGTTTTATTGCGAAAAGTATGGGCACGCATCGAAGTTTGGCTTAAGGATATGATACAGGAATGGAAAGCCGAACAATGGAACCCCGAGGAAATACTGGGCGCTAAAGGCAAGCTCCGGTTTGCGCATATCCCCAAGGGCTTGACCATTGTATTACCCACTCAGAAGCCGAATGCCATTGCTTACGCCCTGAAGATTGCTTAGGCTTGATAAGAGATAAAGCATATAAAATGACTGCAGTATGTGCCTGCAAGACAGAATTGCTAGCATATAGCACTATGCTAATAAAATGAAGTAGTGGGAAACTGAATCATCCGGTAGCATTGTTCGTATAGGACCAGGTAAGTGCCGAACGTGCGCGTGGGCGCTTTTTTCTTCCAGTAAGACTCTTATTCCCAATGGAAAAGCCGAGTGTAGTACATCGTCAGCGACTGAAGCGCCGGGCCAAGCGGTTCACGCGTCGTATCATGCCTTTTGTGGCCGCTCTGTTTCTGGCAACGCCGGTAGCAGCGCCCGTTAGCAAAACGCTGGCGCGCACCCGTACGCACCAGACCCTACCCACGGCCGAGGAGATGCGTGCTACCTTCCTCAACCAGCGGTTTGATAAACTTTATCAGGCCATGAACCTGGAAGCGCAAGGGTTGCGGTTTGAGGTGTTTGAGAAGGCCATGACAGGCTACCTCAACCTGAAAGAAGCCGACAAGCTGGGCGGAAAAGACCGTCTGACGGTAGTAGATTTCAGCTTGCCCTCCACCGAGAAGCGCCTGTGGGTATTAGACTTGGATAGCAAGCAGGTTCTTTTCCATACGCTAGTGGCGCACGGCCATAACTCTGGCGAAAACATGGCGACCAACTTTTCCAACGAGAACGAGTCGAACATGAGCAGCCTGGGTTTCTACGTGACGCAGGCCGAGTATGTGGGCAAACACGGCCGGTCCCTTAAATTGGTAGGCCTCGATGAAGGCTATAACGATAACGCCTTGAAACGCGCCGTCGTCATGCACGGTGCAGATTACGTGAGCGAAGACTTTATTCGGCAGAATGGCCGCTTGGGACGTAGCCTGGGGTGCCCGGCCCTACCCATGGACCAGTATGCTCAGATCATTGACGCGGTAGGCGGACAAACCTGCTTGTTCCTAAATGGCAATGATGCATCGTACAGTTCGCACTACCTCAACCAAGATATAGCAGCACAGGCACTGGCCGCGGCTAATACCAACACTGGTCAACTCATTTAGCGTAGAATATTCTAAGAAACGCAACAAGCCGCCGTGAGTCATTCGCGGCGGCTTGTTGCATTGGTGGGGTAGGCAGTTCTACAGGGTAAGCCCAAACTTTTGGCCGACCGTTTCGAGGTCTTTTACCACCGGATCGAGCAGCGGAATGCCATCCAGCAGTCGCTTGGCCGACGATTCGCGCTCTGGGTCGCCGGGGATGAGTACTTGCTGGCCGGGCACAGCGCGGGCGTTGCGGAAAGTGGAAATCCAGTTGTCCATGTGGGCCTTGAACTCGTCGGCGGGGCGGAAGGCATCCACGCGCATTGCCCCGAAGAAATGGCCGATGCCTTGCCCCACCGGATCGGCGGGCGGTTGCAGAAACGCCACGAAGGGTGGCACCCACGGCCCGTAGTTGGCGCCACTCAGCACGGCCGAGAAAATATCGACTACGCTGCCCAGGCAATACCCCTTGTGCGAACCAGTTTCGCCGCCCAGTGGCTGCAGGGCGCCGCCATCTTTCAACTCATTCGGGTTGGTCGATACGTTGCCTTCCTTGTCCTGAATCCAGCCGGTGGGGGCTGGTTGATTTTTACGTTGCAGGATTTCCAGCTTGCCGTTGGCGGCCGTGGTAGTAGCGAAGTCTGCCACAAAATCGGGCTGCTCGGCGGCCGGAATGGCTACGGCAATGGGGTTAGTGCCCAACAGACGGTCGAGGGAGTGGGTAGGGGCCACTAAGGGCGAGGCGTTGGTCATGGCCAAGCCGATCATATCGTGCGCCAGCGCCTTCATGGCGTGGTAGCCCGCAATGCCGAAATGGTTGGAGTTTCGCACCGATACCCAACCGGTACCCGCCACGCGGGCTTTCTCAATGGCTACCTCCATCGCCTTGGGCGCTACCACCAGGCCTAATCCCCCGTCGCCATCTACCACCGCCGTGCTGGGCGTTTCGTAGGTCACGCCCACACGGGGGGTGGGGTTGATGCGGCCGGCTTCCCAGAGCCGCACGTAGCCAATCAGCCGGGCCACGCCGTGCGAGTCTACCCCGCGTAGGTCGGCGGCCAGCAGACTTTCGGTGGCCAGCGTCGCGTCGGCCTCCGGGCAGCCCATGCTGCGGAATACGTTTTCGGTGAAGGCGAAAAGATGGTTGTAGGAAAAGGTCATGGTGTTCGAACTGTTTCTGTGAAACGTCATGCCGCACACAGGCGCAGCATGACGTTTCGGTATGGCTTCTCAGATTCCTCGCTATGCTCGGAATGACAGGATTGCTACCCCAACATCTCCGCCAGCATGCCTTCCTTCAGAGCATAAGCAGAGGCAATAATCTGGGTCAAACCGTAAGTCTGCAATACGTAGTCGATGAGGACGCTGGCCACCACAATCATATCGGCGCGCATAGGCAGCATACCGGGTAGGGCGCGGCGGCCAGCGTTGTCGAGTGTGCGGAAAAGATGGTAGCTTTCGTAGAAGCTCTCTGGCGAAAGGGGGGTAGCGGGTGGCGGTGAGGTAAGGCGCGGTTTACCCAGACGAGCCATGTGCATATCGGCCAGCGTATCGAAGGTGCCTGATGAGCCCACCAACACCGTAGGTTGGTACTGCTGCACGGCCACCGTGAGGGGGGCTAGCGAAATAGCGAGGTAGGCCTGCTCATCGGTAATATCAGAGGGTAGGAGCGGGTCGTGGCGAAAAAACTGATCCAATAGCCGTTGCCCACCAATCTCGAAGCTCTGCTTCCAGAAAATCGTGTCGGCATCGGCAATAATAAACTCTACCGAGCCACCGCCAATGTCCATCAGCAAGTGGCGTGTAGTGCCCAATGGCACGGCTTGCCGGATGCCGTAGGCAATCAGCTCGGCCTCACGGGCCCCGTCAATTACGTCTACCCGAATACCTGTTTCCTCAAACACGCGCTGCACAAACTCGCGGCCGTTGCGGGCCACCCGCACAGCGCTGGTGGCGGTGGCGCGCACTTCTGTTACTTGGTGCAGCTCAATTTCTTCCTTGAAGCCTTGCAGCGTGTGCAGAGCCCGGTCCATGGCGGCGGGTTGCAGCTCGCCTTTGCTCACCCCGCCTTCGCCCAGTTTCACGCCGGCTTTGGTGCTGAGCAGCGTTTTGGGCGC from Hymenobacter aerilatus harbors:
- a CDS encoding Ppx/GppA phosphatase family protein produces the protein MIRHRRLALIDMGTNTFHLLIVELPEASHAAPKTLLSTKAGVKLGEGGVSKGELQPAAMDRALHTLQGFKEEIELHQVTEVRATATSAVRVARNGREFVQRVFEETGIRVDVIDGAREAELIAYGIRQAVPLGTTRHLLMDIGGGSVEFIIADADTIFWKQSFEIGGQRLLDQFFRHDPLLPSDITDEQAYLAISLAPLTVAVQQYQPTVLVGSSGTFDTLADMHMARLGKPRLTSPPPATPLSPESFYESYHLFRTLDNAGRRALPGMLPMRADMIVVASVLIDYVLQTYGLTQIIASAYALKEGMLAEMLG
- a CDS encoding murein L,D-transpeptidase catalytic domain family protein is translated as MEKPSVVHRQRLKRRAKRFTRRIMPFVAALFLATPVAAPVSKTLARTRTHQTLPTAEEMRATFLNQRFDKLYQAMNLEAQGLRFEVFEKAMTGYLNLKEADKLGGKDRLTVVDFSLPSTEKRLWVLDLDSKQVLFHTLVAHGHNSGENMATNFSNENESNMSSLGFYVTQAEYVGKHGRSLKLVGLDEGYNDNALKRAVVMHGADYVSEDFIRQNGRLGRSLGCPALPMDQYAQIIDAVGGQTCLFLNGNDASYSSHYLNQDIAAQALAAANTNTGQLI
- a CDS encoding Ldh family oxidoreductase; protein product: MTFSYNHLFAFTENVFRSMGCPEADATLATESLLAADLRGVDSHGVARLIGYVRLWEAGRINPTPRVGVTYETPSTAVVDGDGGLGLVVAPKAMEVAIEKARVAGTGWVSVRNSNHFGIAGYHAMKALAHDMIGLAMTNASPLVAPTHSLDRLLGTNPIAVAIPAAEQPDFVADFATTTAANGKLEILQRKNQPAPTGWIQDKEGNVSTNPNELKDGGALQPLGGETGSHKGYCLGSVVDIFSAVLSGANYGPWVPPFVAFLQPPADPVGQGIGHFFGAMRVDAFRPADEFKAHMDNWISTFRNARAVPGQQVLIPGDPERESSAKRLLDGIPLLDPVVKDLETVGQKFGLTL
- a CDS encoding alpha-L-fucosidase; translation: MDSERDGCKLELATAPEGRGAIPFQPTWDSLVQYQTPEWFRDAKFGLWAHRGPQCQPERGDRYARGM